A window of Indicator indicator isolate 239-I01 chromosome 25, UM_Iind_1.1, whole genome shotgun sequence contains these coding sequences:
- the UTP3 gene encoding something about silencing protein 10, with translation MRIRRGTVLRRLSGPARQEEDDEDGGEEAPGGQAGPEELADEVENFHEAQFQKVMAALESGEEAGDSEEEEEEEVLGLQLPEDSEEEDGDAEEEKEEEEEEEEIQGMNLYVDHSAEEDGGEEEDEEEEEDEVEDEDGDLSMESDLEERRQDPELPHELSWGKRKQLYYDTDYGSNAQAKGKRSQQEVDAEEQEEEQEAQVIQKRLVQDLGEDDYGLDVIQGYLSEQQKTQDSKGQKIDKDLQALSKKEQLKLLKQESPELLQLIEDFEVKLMELKDELHPLLQMVSNGTIPQGKGSRYLQTKYQLYLNYCANISFYLVLKAKRVPVHSHPVIERLVAYRNLINELAVIDQKLSSQVRMLLKSFYDKKENKLQREKKFAVFLPLDVKKTTSKRVPALANGRAAGAEPSDESEPDEEAALKYYKMMEEKLKRKRKRTEDQAMLEEGDVLEGEEDPNKKRGVTYQMIKNKGLTPRRKKIDRNPRVKHREKFRRAKIRRRGQVREVRRELQRYGGEPSGIRAGVKKSRKLQ, from the coding sequence ATGAGGATCCGGCGCGGTACTGTGTTGCGGCGTCTGTCTGGCCCTGCTCGGCAGGAGGAGGACGACGAGGATGGCGGCGAGGAGGCACCGGGAGGCCAGGCGGGCCCCGAGGAGCTGGCCGATGAGGTGGAAAACTTCCATGAGGCGCAATTTCAGAAGGTGATGGCCGCCCTGGAGAGCggggaggaggctggggacagcgaggaggaggaggaggaggaagtgctggggctgcagctgcccgAGGACAGCGAGGAGGAAGATGGAGACgctgaggaggaaaaagaggaggaggaggaggaggaagagatacAGGGGATGAATCTTTACGTGGACCACAGCGCAGAAgaagatggaggtgaggaggaggatgaagaggaggaggaagatgaagttGAAGATGAGGATGGGGACCTGTCCATGGAGAGCGACTTGGAGGAGCGCCGTCAGGACCCCGAGCTCCCCCATGAGCTCTCCTGGGGCAAACGCAAGCAGCTCTACTACGACACGGACTACGGGAGCAACGCCCAGGCCAAGGGCAAACGCAGCCAGCAAGAAGTcgatgctgaggagcaggaggaggagcaggaggctcAAGTCATCCAGAAGAGGTTGGTGCAGGACTTGGGGGAAGATGATTATGGGCTGGATGTGATCCAGGGCTATCTGTCTGAGCAGCAGAAAACCCAGGATAGCAAGGGACAAAAGATTGACAAAGATTTGCAGGCCCTTTCtaagaaggagcagctgaagctgctgaagcaggagtcccctgagctgctgcagctgattgAGGACTTTGAAGTCAAGCTAATGGAGCTGAAGGATGAGCTGCACCCACTGCTGCAGATGGTCAGTAATGGGACTATCCCCCAGGGCAAGGGCAGTCGTTATTTGCAGACCAAGTATCAACTCTACTTAAATTACTGTGCCAATATCAGTTTCTACTTGGTTTTGAAGGCCAAGAGGGTGCCAGTTCATAGTCACCCTGTGATCGAGCGGCTGGTTGCTTACAGGAATCTCATCAATGAGCTGGCAGTTATTGATCAGAAGTTGTCCTCACAAGTTAGGATGCTTTTGAAAAGCTTCTATGATAAGAAGGAGAATAAATTACAGAGGGAGAAGAAGTTTGCTGTGTTTCTCCCACTGGACGTTAAGAAAACCACCTCAAAGCGTGTTCCTGCACTTGCTAATGGCcgggctgctggtgctgagccaTCAGATGAGTCGGAGCCGGATGAAGAAGCTGCCCTGAAGTACTATAAGAtgatggaggagaagctgaaacGCAAGAGGAAGAGAACGGAAGACCAAGCCATGCTTGAAGAAGGAGACGTgttggaaggagaagaggatccAAATAAGAAGAGAGGCGTCACCTACCAGATGATCAAGAACAAAGGGCTGACTCCCAGGAGGAAGAAGATCGACCGCAACCCGCGGGTGAAGCATCGGGAGAAGTTCCGGCGAGCCAAGATCCGCCGCAGGGGCCAGGTGCGGGAGGTGCGCCGGGAGCTGCAGCGCTAcggcggggagccctccggcATCCGCGCCGGCGTCAAGAAGAGCAGGAAGCTGCAGTga
- the JCHAIN gene encoding immunoglobulin J chain yields the protein MKSSLLLCVAVAGSLGIALVAGYPWYSEDKEHVLVNNKCQCVTVTSKLVPSKENPDEEVVERNIRIIVPLKARENISDPLSPLRTTFVYRMTELCRRCDPVEIELDGEIYQAQQSTFCDQPETCYTYNRDKCYTSTFPFRYQGETRRVQAALTPASCYAD from the exons ATGAAGAGCTCTTTGTTGCTGTGCGTGGCCGTGGCTGGCTCCTTGGGGATCGCTCTTGTGGCAG GCTATCCATGGTACTCTGAGGACAAGGAGCATGTGCTGGTCAATAACAAGTGTCAGTGTGTGACAGTGACCTCCAAATTAGTCCCCTCCAAAGAAAACCCTGATGAAGAAGTCGTGGAGAGAAACATCCGCATCAT AGTACCCCTGAAGGCTCGAGAGAACATCTCTGACCCCCTGTCCCCACTCAGAACCACTTTTGTCTACCGCATGACTGAGCT ctgcagaaggtgtGACCCTGTGGAGATTGAGCTGGATGGAGAGATATACCAGGCCCAGCAGAGCACCTTCTGTGACCAGCCTGAAACCTGCTACACCTATAACAGGGACAAGTGCTACACCTCAACCTTCCCATTCCGCTACCAAGGGGAGACCAGAAGAGTCCAAGCAGCCCTGACCCCTGCCTCCTGCTATGCCGATtag
- the SDAD1 gene encoding protein SDA1 homolog isoform X1 produces the protein MSGRQGNKLPSNLPQLQNLIKRDPTSYTEEFLQQYHHYQSHVEIFTFQPDKPSKDLEELVMFLAQVAHCYPEHMASFPQQLKELLSYHHTVLDADLRMTFCKALILLRNKNLITPTSLLELFFQLLRCHDKLLRKTLYTHIVSDIKNVNAKHKNNKVNTTLQNFMYTMLRDSNPTAAKISLDVMIELYRRNIWNDAKTVNVITTACFSKVTKVLVAALKFFLGKDEDEKQDSDSESEDDVPTARDLLVRYGTNKKTTKRKKKLEKAMKVLKKHKKKNKPEVFNFSAIHLIHDPQDFAEKLLKQLENCKERFEVKMMLMDLISRLVGIHELFLFNFYPFVQRFLQPHQREVTKILLFAAQASHQLVPPEIIQSVLMTIANNFVTDKNSGEVMTVGINAIKEITARCPLAMTEDLLRDLVQYKTHKNKNVMMSARTLIHLFRSLNPEMLQKKFRGKPTEASLEARIHEYGELDAKDYIPGAEVLDVESQKEKGGTQEEDGWESASLSEEDNEDGEWIDVHHSSDEEQQEVVKKVKSMPLEERKAKAAAVSTSRLLTQEDFHKIRLAQLSKEVNAAPGKSAKRKTIDIDDEEEEGRGELLSLRDIEHLHKKPKSDKETRLATAMAGKTDRKEFVKKKTRINPFASSSNKEKKKNKNFMMMRYSQSVRTKTKRSFREKQLALRDALLKKRKSLLK, from the exons ATGTCGGGCCGCCAAGGAAACAAGCTGCCTAGCAACCTGCCGCAGCTGCAGAACCTCATCAAGCGGGACCCCACCTCCTACACCGAGGAG TTTCTTCAGCAGTACCACCACTACCAGTCCCATGTGGAGATTTTCACCTTCCAGCCGGACAAGCCCAGTAAGGACCTGGAGGAACTGGTGATGTTCCTGGCCCAG GTCGCCCACTGCTACCCGGAACACATGGCTAGCTTtccccagcagctgaaggagctgctctcctaccACCACACGGTGCTGGATGCAGACCTGCGCATG ACCTTCTGCAAAGCTTTGATCTTGCTAAGAAACAAGAATCTAATAACCCCAACGAGTTTGCTGGAGCTCTTCTTTCAGCTGCTGAGGTGCCATGATAAGCTGCTCCGAAAG ACTTTGTACACTCACATTGTGTCTGACATCAAGAATGTCAATGCtaaacacaaaaacaacaaagtgAACACA ACACTGCAGAACTTCATGTACACTATGCTGAGGGACAGCAACCCCACGGCTGCCAAGATCTCGCTGGATGTGATGATTGAACTTTATAGAAGGAATATTTG GAATGATGCCAAAACAGTGAATGTCATCACAACTGCCTGCTTCTCCAAAGTGACAAAG GTATTAGTTGCTGCTTTGAAGTTCTTTCTTGGGAAAGATGAAGATGAGAAACAAGACAGTGACTCAGAATCTGAG gATGATGTTCCCACAGCCAGAGACCTGCTGGTACGCTatggaaccaacaagaaaaccACCAAGCGCAAGAAGAAGCTGGAAAAGGCCATGAAGGTCCTCAAG AAACACAAGAAGAAGAACAAGCCAGAGGTGTTCAACTTCTCTGCAATTCACTTGATTCATGATCCTCAAG ACTTTGCAGAGaaactgctgaagcagctggagAACTGTAAAGAACGATTTGAAGTGAAGATGATGCTCATGGACCTAATATCTAGGCTGGTTGGAATACATGAG ctttttctctttaatttctACCCCTTTGTTCAGAGGTTCCTACAGCCCCATCAGAGAG aAGTGACAAAGATTCTTCTGTTTGCTGCCCAGGCTTCACATCAGCTTGTCCCACCTGAG ATTATCCAGTCAGTGTTAATGACCATTGCCAACAACTTTGTCACTGACAAGAATTCTGGGGAGGTCATGACTGTAGG CATCAATGCCATAAAAGAAATCACTGCAAGGTGTCCCTTAGCCATGACTGAAGATCTGCTCCGAGACCTTGTTCAGTACAAGACTCATAAAAACAAAA ATGTGATGATGTCTGCCAGAACCCTGATACACCTCTTCCGTTCTCTGAAcccagagatgctgcagaagaAATTCAGG GGCAAGCCTACTGAGGCTTCCTTGGAAGCCAGGATTCATGAATATGGAGAACTGGATGCCAAAGATTATATTCCAGGAGCAGAAGTACTGGATGTGGAAAgtcaaaaggaaaagggaggaacCCAAGAGgaag ATGGGTGGGAAAGTGCTAGTCTGAGTGAGGAGGATAATGAAGATGGAGAGTGGATTGATGTGCATCACTCTTCAGATGAGGAGCAGCAAGAAGTAGTAA AGAAGGTGAAAAGCATGCCCCTAGAAGAACGAAAAGCCAAGgctgcagcagtcagtacaAGCAGGCTGCTCACTCAAGAGGACTTCCACAAAATACGCCTTGCCCAGCTGTCCAAAGAGGTCAACGCTGCGCCTGGCAAGTCTGCAAAGAGGAAAACGATTGACATagatgatgaagaggaggagggcag GGGAGAGTTGCTTTCGCTTAGAGATATTGAACACCTGCACAAGAAACCTAAATCAGACAAGGAGACCAGGCTGGCAACTGCAATG GctggaaagacagacagaaaagaatttgtgaaaaagaaaacaagaattaACCCTTTTGCCAGCTCTTCcaacaaagaaaagaagaagaacaaGAACTTCATGATGATGAGATACAGCCAGAGTGTCCGGACAAAAACCAAACGTTCCTTCAGGGAGAAACAG CTGGCTCTTCGAGATGCACttctgaaaaagaggaaaagcctGCTGAAGTAA
- the SDAD1 gene encoding protein SDA1 homolog isoform X2: MSGRQGNKLPSNLPQLQNLIKRDPTSYTEEFLQQYHHYQSHVEIFTFQPDKPSKDLEELVMFLAQVAHCYPEHMASFPQQLKELLSYHHTVLDADLRMTLYTHIVSDIKNVNAKHKNNKVNTTLQNFMYTMLRDSNPTAAKISLDVMIELYRRNIWNDAKTVNVITTACFSKVTKVLVAALKFFLGKDEDEKQDSDSESEDDVPTARDLLVRYGTNKKTTKRKKKLEKAMKVLKKHKKKNKPEVFNFSAIHLIHDPQDFAEKLLKQLENCKERFEVKMMLMDLISRLVGIHELFLFNFYPFVQRFLQPHQREVTKILLFAAQASHQLVPPEIIQSVLMTIANNFVTDKNSGEVMTVGINAIKEITARCPLAMTEDLLRDLVQYKTHKNKNVMMSARTLIHLFRSLNPEMLQKKFRGKPTEASLEARIHEYGELDAKDYIPGAEVLDVESQKEKGGTQEEDGWESASLSEEDNEDGEWIDVHHSSDEEQQEVVKKVKSMPLEERKAKAAAVSTSRLLTQEDFHKIRLAQLSKEVNAAPGKSAKRKTIDIDDEEEEGRGELLSLRDIEHLHKKPKSDKETRLATAMAGKTDRKEFVKKKTRINPFASSSNKEKKKNKNFMMMRYSQSVRTKTKRSFREKQLALRDALLKKRKSLLK, encoded by the exons ATGTCGGGCCGCCAAGGAAACAAGCTGCCTAGCAACCTGCCGCAGCTGCAGAACCTCATCAAGCGGGACCCCACCTCCTACACCGAGGAG TTTCTTCAGCAGTACCACCACTACCAGTCCCATGTGGAGATTTTCACCTTCCAGCCGGACAAGCCCAGTAAGGACCTGGAGGAACTGGTGATGTTCCTGGCCCAG GTCGCCCACTGCTACCCGGAACACATGGCTAGCTTtccccagcagctgaaggagctgctctcctaccACCACACGGTGCTGGATGCAGACCTGCGCATG ACTTTGTACACTCACATTGTGTCTGACATCAAGAATGTCAATGCtaaacacaaaaacaacaaagtgAACACA ACACTGCAGAACTTCATGTACACTATGCTGAGGGACAGCAACCCCACGGCTGCCAAGATCTCGCTGGATGTGATGATTGAACTTTATAGAAGGAATATTTG GAATGATGCCAAAACAGTGAATGTCATCACAACTGCCTGCTTCTCCAAAGTGACAAAG GTATTAGTTGCTGCTTTGAAGTTCTTTCTTGGGAAAGATGAAGATGAGAAACAAGACAGTGACTCAGAATCTGAG gATGATGTTCCCACAGCCAGAGACCTGCTGGTACGCTatggaaccaacaagaaaaccACCAAGCGCAAGAAGAAGCTGGAAAAGGCCATGAAGGTCCTCAAG AAACACAAGAAGAAGAACAAGCCAGAGGTGTTCAACTTCTCTGCAATTCACTTGATTCATGATCCTCAAG ACTTTGCAGAGaaactgctgaagcagctggagAACTGTAAAGAACGATTTGAAGTGAAGATGATGCTCATGGACCTAATATCTAGGCTGGTTGGAATACATGAG ctttttctctttaatttctACCCCTTTGTTCAGAGGTTCCTACAGCCCCATCAGAGAG aAGTGACAAAGATTCTTCTGTTTGCTGCCCAGGCTTCACATCAGCTTGTCCCACCTGAG ATTATCCAGTCAGTGTTAATGACCATTGCCAACAACTTTGTCACTGACAAGAATTCTGGGGAGGTCATGACTGTAGG CATCAATGCCATAAAAGAAATCACTGCAAGGTGTCCCTTAGCCATGACTGAAGATCTGCTCCGAGACCTTGTTCAGTACAAGACTCATAAAAACAAAA ATGTGATGATGTCTGCCAGAACCCTGATACACCTCTTCCGTTCTCTGAAcccagagatgctgcagaagaAATTCAGG GGCAAGCCTACTGAGGCTTCCTTGGAAGCCAGGATTCATGAATATGGAGAACTGGATGCCAAAGATTATATTCCAGGAGCAGAAGTACTGGATGTGGAAAgtcaaaaggaaaagggaggaacCCAAGAGgaag ATGGGTGGGAAAGTGCTAGTCTGAGTGAGGAGGATAATGAAGATGGAGAGTGGATTGATGTGCATCACTCTTCAGATGAGGAGCAGCAAGAAGTAGTAA AGAAGGTGAAAAGCATGCCCCTAGAAGAACGAAAAGCCAAGgctgcagcagtcagtacaAGCAGGCTGCTCACTCAAGAGGACTTCCACAAAATACGCCTTGCCCAGCTGTCCAAAGAGGTCAACGCTGCGCCTGGCAAGTCTGCAAAGAGGAAAACGATTGACATagatgatgaagaggaggagggcag GGGAGAGTTGCTTTCGCTTAGAGATATTGAACACCTGCACAAGAAACCTAAATCAGACAAGGAGACCAGGCTGGCAACTGCAATG GctggaaagacagacagaaaagaatttgtgaaaaagaaaacaagaattaACCCTTTTGCCAGCTCTTCcaacaaagaaaagaagaagaacaaGAACTTCATGATGATGAGATACAGCCAGAGTGTCCGGACAAAAACCAAACGTTCCTTCAGGGAGAAACAG CTGGCTCTTCGAGATGCACttctgaaaaagaggaaaagcctGCTGAAGTAA
- the NAAA gene encoding N-acylethanolamine-hydrolyzing acid amidase, with amino-acid sequence MGRLWGLLVLLCGAAAAPTAPAVAPLLCNVSLDSPPEERWLPVLRRFDAAFLRAAVTRVIDESVPKWVHEVIRPIAAELELFIPQPFAGEILGICRALGISLGDGVLLNFAYESTAFCTSIVAQDAKGNIYHGRNLDYDFVDILSKITIDVRFLKNGQVAYQGTTFLGYVGLWTGQSPQKFTISGDERAAGRWWENAVAAFLNRNYPVSWLVRDTLSRAEDFQSAVLRLAGIPIIAEVYYIVGGVSPKEGMVITRNRRGPADLWPLDPLGGAWFRVETNYDHWTTPPPFDDRRTPAIKALNATGQQNINFETLFKVLSVKPVLNNNTVYTTVMSAAHPDQYQTWIRTQK; translated from the exons ATGGGGCGGCTGtgggggctgctggtgctgctgtgcggggcggcggcggccccGACTGCCCCCGCGGTGGCGCCGCTGTTGTGTAACGTGAGCCTGGACAGCCCCCCCGAAGAGCGCTGGCTGCCGGTGCTGCGGCGCTTCGATGCCGCCTTCCTGCGCGCCGCTGTCACACGGGTCATCGA TGAAAGTGTACCAAAATGGGTCCACGAGGTCATTCGGCCCatagcagcagagctggagctctttATACCACAGCCCTTCGCAGGGGAAATCCTGGGAatctgcagagccctgggaatAAGTCTTGGAGATGGAGTCCTGCTCAACTTCGCCTATGAGTCGACTGC GTTCTGTACCAGCATTGTTGCTCAGGATGCCAAAGGAAACATTTACCACGGTCGGAACCTGGATTATGACTTTGTGGATATCTTGAGCAAGATTACAATTGATGTGAGGTTCCTCAAAAATGGGCAG GTAGCATACCAAGGCACCACCTTTCTTGGTTATGTAGGCTTATGGACTGGCCAAAGTCCACAGAAGTTCACAATCTCTGGTGATGAACGAG ctgctgGTAGATGGTGGGAGAATGCAGTAGCTGCTTTCCTGAACCGAAATTACCCTGTCAGCTGGCTTGTCAGAGAT accctgagcagagcagaggacttTCAGTCAGCTGTTCTCAGACTAGCTGGCATTCCCATCATTGCTGAAGTTTACTATATTGTAGGAGGTGTGTCACCCAAAGAAGGCATGGTCATCACCAGGAACAGAAGAGGACCAGCAGATCTCTGGCCCCTTGATCCTTTAGGTGGAGC ATGGTTTCGTGTGGAGACAAACTACGACCATTGGAccactcctcctccttttgACGATCGAAG AACTCCAGCCATCAAAGCTCTCAATGCCACTGGGCAGCAGAACATCAATTTTGAAACACTGTTTAAG GTGCTGTCAGTGAAGCCAGTCTTAAACAA TAACACAGTGTACACCACAGTCATGAGTGCTGCACACCCAGACCAGTACCAGACGTGGATCAGGACTCAGAAGTGA